One segment of Polaribacter huanghezhanensis DNA contains the following:
- the lysA gene encoding diaminopimelate decarboxylase, whose amino-acid sequence MNSKTLLQLAKKYGSPLYVYDTDKITSQYNRITNAFSDVKNVKINYAVKALSNISILKVFNQLGAGLDTVSAQEVQLGLAAGVLPENIIFTPNGVSLEEIEEVAALGVQINIDNLSILELFGQKHPNIPVCVRINPHIMAGGNSKISVGHIDSKFGISVYQVPLIKRVVKNTGMHINGIHMHTGSDILDIDTFLRATEILFDVTAQFKNLDFIDFGSGFKVPYKEGDISTDIEQLGRQLTKRFNGFCKEYGKDLTLMFEPGKFLVSEAGFFLAKVNVIKQTTSTVFAGVDSGFNHLVRPMMYESYHHITNISNLKGRERYYSVVGYICETDTFGNNRRINEITEEDILCFHNAGAYCFSMASNYNSRYKPAEVMVYKGKDYLIRKREVFDDILRNQEIVTLS is encoded by the coding sequence ATGAATAGTAAAACCTTATTGCAATTAGCAAAGAAATATGGAAGTCCATTATATGTATATGATACAGACAAAATAACTTCTCAATACAATAGAATTACCAATGCATTTTCTGATGTTAAAAATGTAAAGATTAATTATGCAGTAAAAGCACTTTCTAATATTAGTATTTTAAAAGTATTTAATCAATTAGGTGCTGGTTTAGATACCGTTTCTGCTCAAGAAGTACAATTAGGCTTGGCAGCTGGTGTATTGCCAGAAAACATCATCTTTACTCCTAACGGCGTTTCTTTAGAAGAAATTGAAGAAGTTGCTGCTTTAGGTGTTCAAATTAATATTGACAACCTTTCTATTTTAGAACTGTTTGGACAAAAACACCCAAACATTCCAGTTTGTGTACGCATCAATCCACATATTATGGCTGGTGGAAATAGTAAAATTTCTGTTGGTCATATCGATTCTAAATTCGGGATTTCAGTCTATCAAGTACCTTTAATTAAACGTGTTGTAAAAAACACAGGAATGCATATCAACGGAATTCATATGCACACAGGTTCTGATATTTTAGATATTGATACTTTTTTACGCGCAACAGAAATTTTGTTTGATGTTACAGCACAATTTAAAAATTTAGATTTTATTGATTTCGGAAGTGGATTTAAAGTACCTTATAAAGAAGGAGATATCTCTACAGATATTGAACAATTGGGAAGACAACTTACAAAAAGGTTCAATGGCTTTTGTAAAGAATACGGAAAAGACTTGACCTTAATGTTTGAGCCAGGGAAATTTCTGGTAAGTGAAGCTGGTTTCTTTTTAGCAAAAGTAAACGTTATCAAACAAACAACTTCTACTGTTTTTGCTGGAGTTGATAGTGGTTTTAATCATTTGGTAAGACCAATGATGTACGAATCATATCATCATATTACAAATATTTCGAATCTAAAAGGAAGAGAACGCTACTACTCTGTTGTCGGTTATATTTGCGAAACAGATACTTTTGGAAACAACAGAAGAATTAACGAAATTACAGAAGAAGATATTTTGTGTTTCCACAATGCTGGGGCATATTGTTTTTCGATGGCTTCTAATTACAACTCTCGTTATAAACCTGCAGAAGTAATGGTTTATAAAGGGAAAGATTATTTGATAAGAAAAAGAGAAGTTTTTGACGACATCCTTAGAAATCAAGAGATTGTAACACTTTCCTAA
- a CDS encoding M28 family peptidase, which yields MKKTLLLLSVMFIVFSCKKEASQEDIISYGSTITQDELKEHLYTYASDEFEGRETGEPGQKKAVEYLKKYYETLGIKPVIEGNYFQNVPLSIVKTPEVSISVNGKSFKYFDDFISQSAAATGTISTSEVVYAGYGIDDEKYSDYKDLDVKGKIVVIKGGEPKDKAGNNILTGDKKASKWSNGRQAISSKRNAAKDHGAKALFFMDVELFNRYSKFYKQREEKGGSKSLSLPAKKDGKTEMYFFLINEKMGKALASKINKSTKTATAATKLEMNYKSISVPHPSENVAAMIKGSEKPDEYIIISSHLDHIGISADGEINNGADDDGSGTVALLEIAEAFKKAADKGHGPKRSIIFLHVTGEEKGLLGSRYYTDYDPLVPLANTVADLNIDMVGRIDPKRKGDRNYVYLIGSDKLSTELHNISEQVNKTYTNIELDYTYNDENDPNRFYYRSDHYNFAKNNIPIIFYFNGTHADYHRISDTPDKINYDLLENRARLVFYTAWEIANRPERIVVDKATDEDDDE from the coding sequence ATGAAAAAAACACTATTACTATTAAGCGTAATGTTTATAGTATTTTCTTGTAAAAAAGAAGCAAGCCAAGAGGATATTATCTCTTACGGGAGTACGATTACTCAAGATGAGTTAAAAGAACATTTGTACACGTATGCTTCAGATGAATTCGAAGGTCGTGAAACTGGAGAACCAGGACAGAAGAAAGCTGTTGAGTATCTTAAAAAATACTATGAAACTTTAGGAATTAAACCTGTGATTGAAGGAAATTATTTTCAAAATGTTCCTTTAAGTATTGTAAAAACTCCAGAAGTAAGCATCTCTGTAAACGGAAAATCATTTAAGTATTTTGATGATTTTATTTCTCAATCAGCGGCAGCTACAGGAACAATTTCTACTTCTGAAGTAGTGTATGCAGGTTATGGAATAGATGATGAAAAATATTCTGACTATAAAGATCTTGATGTAAAAGGAAAAATCGTAGTTATAAAAGGCGGTGAGCCAAAAGACAAAGCAGGAAACAATATCCTTACCGGAGATAAAAAAGCTTCAAAATGGTCAAATGGGCGTCAAGCAATTTCTTCTAAAAGAAATGCTGCTAAAGACCATGGGGCTAAAGCTTTGTTTTTTATGGATGTTGAATTATTTAATCGCTATTCAAAATTCTATAAACAACGTGAAGAAAAAGGAGGAAGTAAAAGTTTATCATTACCAGCAAAAAAAGATGGTAAAACTGAAATGTACTTTTTCTTAATCAACGAAAAAATGGGTAAAGCTTTGGCTAGTAAGATTAACAAATCTACTAAAACTGCTACGGCTGCAACTAAACTAGAAATGAACTACAAAAGTATTTCTGTTCCTCATCCTTCTGAAAATGTTGCAGCAATGATTAAAGGTTCTGAAAAACCAGACGAATACATTATCATTTCTTCGCATTTAGATCATATAGGAATCAGTGCAGATGGCGAAATTAATAATGGAGCAGACGATGATGGTTCTGGAACAGTAGCTTTATTAGAAATTGCTGAAGCATTTAAAAAAGCAGCTGATAAAGGTCATGGACCAAAGCGTTCTATTATTTTCTTACATGTAACTGGTGAGGAAAAAGGTTTATTAGGTTCTAGATATTATACAGATTATGATCCTTTAGTTCCTTTAGCAAATACAGTTGCTGACTTAAATATTGATATGGTTGGTCGTATTGATCCAAAAAGAAAAGGAGACAGAAATTATGTGTATTTAATTGGTAGTGATAAATTAAGTACAGAATTGCACAATATTTCTGAGCAAGTAAATAAAACCTACACAAATATCGAATTAGATTACACGTATAATGACGAGAACGATCCAAATCGTTTTTATTACCGTTCAGATCATTATAACTTTGCGAAAAATAACATTCCAATCATTTTTTATTTTAATGGAACACATGCTGATTATCACAGAATATCAGATACTCCAGATAAAATTAACTATGACTTGTTAGAAAACAGAGCGCGTCTTGTTTTCTATACAGCTTGGGAAATAGCAAATAGACCAGAACGTATTGTAGTAGATAAAGCTACAGATGAAGATGATGATGAATAA
- a CDS encoding type IA DNA topoisomerase yields MKVCIAEKPSVAREIANILGANTKRDGYFEGNGYAVTYTFGHLCTLLEPKDYKPHWKSWDLNNLPMLPEKFETKVTSNDGIQKQFKIVKSLFDKATVIINCGDAGQEGELIQRWVINQCNYKGKVQRLWISSLTEEAIKEGFNNLQSSEKYDNLYYAGFSRAIGDWLLGLNATRLYTVKFGGYKQVLSVGRVQTPTLAMLVNRFKEIENFKPQPYWELQTTYRNTLFNYEDGRFLKQEDGAILANKVKESEFEIVSVTKKKGKEYAPKLFDLTGLQVYCNNKFGFSADETLKMVQKLYEMKVVTYPRVDTTFLPNDVYPKVAGILTKLTNYNQLTQPLLGKKIKKSKRVFDDKKVTDHHAIIPTGIQTNLQYNQQQVYDIITRRFIAVFYPDSDVSNTSVIGKAADVPFKTTGKEIISKGWRIVFETEPLDSARDDKTSTNSSVLPSFVKGEKGAHEPSFLEKETKPPRNFTEASLLRAMETAGKQVDDDEMRELMKENGIGRPSTRASIIETLFRRKYIERKKKLVIPTQTGIQLIDLIDNELLKSAELTGRWEKRLKEIERGEFNAGTFINNMKKMVDELVYEVRSNTSKIRISHESAVTSSAVEKSPKKKPKSKKEVTGKTCPKCNNGTLLKGSTAFGCSEYNKTCDFLIPFEFLGKKISENQLIRLLDKKFTTNLKGFKSENGTIEGLIRFDENFKFKLEPKQTVPSSGVEKSSLSEKITCPKCKKGTILKGKTAYGCSEYKTGCDFVFTFENIKKIANGKPLTKELVLEIISK; encoded by the coding sequence ATGAAAGTATGTATTGCAGAGAAACCAAGTGTAGCAAGAGAAATTGCTAACATCCTAGGTGCCAATACAAAACGAGATGGATATTTTGAAGGAAATGGCTATGCAGTAACGTACACTTTTGGTCATTTATGTACATTGTTAGAACCAAAAGATTACAAACCGCATTGGAAAAGTTGGGATTTGAACAATTTACCTATGTTGCCCGAAAAGTTTGAAACCAAAGTGACAAGCAATGACGGAATTCAAAAACAGTTTAAAATTGTAAAATCCTTATTTGATAAAGCAACAGTAATCATAAATTGTGGGGATGCGGGCCAAGAAGGAGAATTGATTCAGCGTTGGGTCATCAATCAATGTAATTACAAAGGAAAAGTACAACGCCTTTGGATTTCTTCTCTTACAGAAGAAGCAATCAAAGAAGGATTTAACAATTTACAGTCTTCAGAAAAATATGATAATTTATATTACGCTGGTTTTTCTAGAGCCATCGGAGATTGGTTATTAGGATTAAATGCAACGCGCTTATACACCGTTAAATTTGGCGGTTACAAACAAGTACTATCTGTTGGTAGAGTGCAAACTCCAACGTTAGCAATGTTGGTCAATCGTTTTAAAGAAATTGAGAATTTTAAGCCGCAGCCTTATTGGGAATTACAAACTACGTACAGAAATACCCTTTTTAATTATGAAGACGGGCGTTTTCTAAAACAAGAAGACGGAGCAATTTTAGCAAATAAAGTAAAGGAATCTGAATTTGAAATTGTTTCCGTTACCAAAAAGAAAGGAAAAGAATACGCACCAAAACTCTTTGATTTAACAGGGTTGCAAGTGTATTGTAATAATAAGTTTGGCTTTTCTGCAGATGAAACCTTAAAAATGGTACAGAAGTTATACGAAATGAAAGTAGTTACCTATCCAAGAGTAGATACTACTTTTTTACCAAATGATGTCTATCCAAAAGTTGCAGGAATATTAACTAAACTTACTAATTATAATCAACTAACTCAACCACTTTTAGGAAAGAAAATAAAGAAATCGAAACGTGTTTTTGATGACAAAAAAGTAACCGATCACCATGCTATTATTCCAACCGGAATACAAACCAACTTGCAATACAATCAACAGCAAGTGTATGATATTATCACCAGAAGGTTTATTGCCGTTTTTTATCCAGATTCTGATGTATCTAACACTTCTGTAATCGGAAAAGCTGCGGATGTTCCTTTTAAAACTACAGGAAAAGAAATCATTTCTAAAGGTTGGCGAATAGTATTTGAGACCGAACCTCTCGACTCCGCTCGAGATGACAAAACAAGTACAAATAGTTCTGTACTTCCATCATTTGTAAAAGGAGAAAAAGGAGCTCACGAACCATCTTTTTTAGAAAAAGAAACCAAACCACCACGGAATTTTACAGAAGCTTCACTCCTACGCGCAATGGAAACTGCAGGTAAACAAGTGGATGATGATGAAATGCGTGAGCTCATGAAAGAAAACGGAATTGGACGGCCATCAACAAGAGCAAGTATTATAGAAACGTTATTTCGAAGAAAATATATTGAACGTAAAAAAAAGCTGGTAATTCCTACGCAAACCGGAATTCAACTCATCGATTTAATAGACAATGAACTCTTAAAGTCGGCTGAGTTAACTGGGCGCTGGGAAAAGCGTTTAAAAGAAATTGAGCGTGGAGAATTCAATGCAGGAACATTCATCAACAACATGAAAAAAATGGTGGATGAATTGGTCTATGAAGTGCGTTCTAACACTTCTAAAATTAGAATCTCACACGAATCCGCTGTCACTTCGAGCGCAGTCGAGAAGTCTCCCAAAAAGAAACCAAAAAGCAAGAAAGAAGTAACAGGAAAAACCTGTCCAAAGTGTAATAACGGAACGTTGTTAAAAGGATCAACAGCATTTGGTTGTTCTGAATATAATAAAACGTGCGATTTCTTGATACCTTTTGAATTCTTAGGAAAAAAGATTTCAGAAAATCAACTCATTCGTTTGCTAGACAAAAAATTTACCACCAATTTAAAAGGATTTAAATCAGAAAATGGTACTATTGAAGGTTTGATTCGTTTTGATGAAAATTTCAAATTCAAGCTAGAACCAAAACAAACTGTCCCTTCGAGCGGAGTCGAGAAGTCTTCTCTGTCGGAAAAAATTACATGCCCAAAATGTAAAAAAGGAACTATTTTAAAAGGGAAAACTGCTTATGGTTGTTCTGAATATAAAACAGGGTGTGATTTTGTTTTTACGTTTGAAAACATCAAAAAAATAGCCAATGGTAAACCATTGACGAAAGAATTGGTTTTGGAAATTATTTCTAAATAA